One window of the Conexibacter sp. SYSU D00693 genome contains the following:
- the rfbC gene encoding dTDP-4-dehydrorhamnose 3,5-epimerase — MARFERIPTRLDGPVLLRPAVFADERGFFAETFRENELARFGIEERWVQDNHSRSARGTVRGLHFQIGAGAAKLVRCGRGTIVDVLVDLRRSSPTYREWEAFELSDTDLRLLYVPVGFAHGFVVTSDVADVLYKQSAYYAGDVERGIKFDDPAIGVDWQLPEAEWIFSERDRTAPTFAEFETQLPDW; from the coding sequence ATGGCGCGCTTCGAGCGGATCCCGACGCGGCTCGACGGGCCCGTGCTCCTCCGGCCGGCCGTGTTCGCCGACGAGCGCGGGTTCTTCGCGGAGACCTTCCGCGAGAACGAGCTGGCGCGGTTCGGGATCGAGGAGCGCTGGGTCCAGGACAACCACTCGCGAAGCGCCCGCGGGACCGTCCGCGGCCTGCACTTCCAGATCGGCGCTGGCGCCGCGAAACTCGTGCGCTGCGGCCGGGGGACGATCGTCGACGTCCTCGTCGACCTGCGCCGCTCCTCGCCGACCTACCGCGAGTGGGAGGCTTTCGAGCTTTCCGACACGGACCTGCGGCTGCTCTACGTGCCCGTGGGGTTCGCCCACGGCTTCGTCGTGACCTCCGACGTCGCCGACGTCCTCTACAAGCAGTCGGCTTACTACGCCGGCGACGTCGAGCGCGGGATCAAGTTCGACGACCCGGCGATCGGCGTCGACTGGCAGCTGCCCGAGGCCGAGTGGATCTTCAGCGAGCGCGATCGCACCGCGCCGACGTTCGCCGAGTTCGAGACGCAGCTCCCCGACTGGTAG
- a CDS encoding glycosyltransferase family 2 protein, with the protein MSTLETTTSAPQQAPTDDLVVSVVIPCLNEEENIEACVRSALDVLRERGIPGEVVVADNASEDRSAELAAAAGARVIHEPRRGYGSAYLAGFAAARGKYIVMGDADLTYDFAEIPNFVKELDDGAELVMGDRMDNIQPGAMPWLHQYVGNPILSGILNLFFKTGIRDAHCGMRALRRDVLPRLDLRTTGMEFASEMVIRAGKEHLDIREFPIQYHPRGGESKLSTFRDGWRHLRFLLVHSPNHLFVLPGAVIALLGVIISLTSVLDIEIFGRQWELHTMVAGSLAMIVGTQVVALGLAAHAYGKYFMGERDTWFDRMRDHYQLEHGLALGGAITLAGVVIGAVILIKWIDNGFGSLSEEKLSVLAATLMIVGVQVFFSSFLLSILGLRRVDKDEQPTAA; encoded by the coding sequence ATGAGCACGCTCGAGACCACCACCTCAGCGCCGCAGCAGGCGCCCACCGACGACCTCGTCGTCTCCGTCGTGATCCCCTGCCTCAACGAGGAGGAGAACATCGAGGCCTGCGTCAGAAGCGCCCTCGACGTCCTGCGGGAACGGGGGATCCCCGGGGAGGTCGTCGTCGCCGACAACGCCTCGGAGGACCGCAGCGCCGAGCTGGCCGCCGCCGCCGGCGCCCGGGTCATCCACGAGCCGCGCCGCGGCTACGGCTCCGCCTACCTCGCCGGCTTCGCCGCCGCCCGCGGCAAGTACATCGTCATGGGCGACGCGGACCTCACCTACGACTTCGCCGAGATCCCGAACTTCGTCAAAGAGCTCGACGACGGCGCCGAGCTGGTGATGGGCGACCGGATGGACAACATCCAGCCGGGCGCCATGCCGTGGCTGCACCAGTACGTCGGCAATCCGATCCTCTCCGGGATCCTCAACCTCTTCTTCAAGACGGGCATCCGCGACGCGCACTGCGGCATGCGCGCCCTGCGCCGCGACGTCCTTCCCCGCCTGGACCTGCGCACGACCGGCATGGAGTTCGCCTCCGAGATGGTCATCCGCGCCGGCAAGGAGCACCTGGACATCCGGGAGTTCCCGATCCAGTACCACCCGCGCGGCGGCGAGTCGAAGCTGTCGACGTTCCGCGACGGCTGGCGCCACCTGCGCTTCCTGCTCGTCCACAGCCCGAACCACCTGTTCGTGCTGCCGGGCGCCGTCATCGCGCTGCTGGGCGTGATCATCTCGCTGACCAGCGTCCTGGACATCGAGATCTTCGGCCGCCAGTGGGAGCTGCACACGATGGTCGCGGGCTCGCTGGCGATGATCGTCGGCACGCAGGTCGTCGCCCTGGGCCTGGCCGCCCACGCCTACGGCAAGTACTTCATGGGCGAGCGTGACACGTGGTTCGACCGCATGCGCGACCACTACCAGCTCGAGCACGGGCTGGCGCTCGGCGGCGCCATCACCCTCGCCGGCGTCGTCATCGGCGCCGTGATCCTCATCAAGTGGATCGACAACGGCTTCGGCTCGCTGTCGGAGGAGAAGCTCTCCGTGCTGGCCGCGACCCTCATGATCGTCGGCGTCCAGGTCTTCTTCTCGTCGTTCCTGCTGTCGATCCTGGGCCTGCGCCGGGTCGACAAGGACGAGCAGCCGACCGCCGCCTAG
- a CDS encoding DUF2142 domain-containing protein, producing MLRRAIPSATAARSVPLPLALLLATALVLGLAWSVVTAPLQAFDESEHVAYAVHLAETGDRPAVDGGRGTYPGAEAIALDQLGLRRMLQNPGVKPAWRDRDAQAFDRAQDALPADAAEAGDGPNPLAKNPPLYYALEAIPYRLTPGGFLTDLQAMRTVSVLLLVLTTLVAWLAAAELFTRMLPRVVAAGAVALHPMAGQISGIVNADALLMLLSTTALWLAIRAFKRGPEPRRMALFGLAAGGALLTHGRGIALVPFVVAAAAVIALRHRDDLRRAAIGAGAALAGLALCGLVLKVIGGGTGGAYGGEANFDVGGASVRGFLSFVWQFYLPPLETMGARVGPEYGFRQVFVDTGFASFGSYEVVLPEAARAAVQVGLVGAFLVLLALGVRHWDRLKAHALQVVLVGLFAGAIVGFLHLASYRAILGGGDPLITGRYLLPAIGAFALALATIADRLPRRAGALAAAVVLVGLLTLSTMGIGETLLRSYA from the coding sequence ATGCTCCGTCGCGCCATCCCCAGCGCCACGGCGGCTCGCTCGGTCCCGCTCCCGCTCGCGCTGCTCCTCGCCACCGCGCTCGTGCTGGGGCTCGCCTGGTCGGTGGTCACCGCGCCGCTGCAGGCCTTCGACGAGAGCGAGCACGTCGCCTACGCCGTGCACCTCGCCGAGACCGGCGACCGGCCGGCCGTCGACGGCGGCCGCGGCACCTACCCGGGCGCCGAGGCCATCGCGCTGGACCAGCTGGGCCTGCGGCGCATGCTGCAGAACCCGGGCGTCAAGCCGGCGTGGCGCGACCGCGACGCGCAGGCCTTCGACCGCGCGCAGGACGCACTGCCCGCCGACGCGGCGGAGGCGGGCGACGGCCCCAATCCGCTGGCCAAGAACCCGCCGCTGTACTACGCGCTCGAGGCGATCCCGTACCGCCTGACGCCCGGCGGCTTCCTCACCGACCTCCAGGCGATGCGCACCGTCTCGGTGCTGCTGCTCGTCCTCACGACGCTCGTCGCCTGGCTCGCCGCCGCCGAGCTCTTCACGCGCATGCTGCCGCGGGTCGTCGCCGCGGGCGCGGTGGCGCTGCACCCGATGGCCGGGCAGATCTCGGGCATCGTCAACGCCGACGCGCTGCTCATGCTCCTCAGCACGACCGCCCTGTGGCTGGCGATCCGGGCGTTCAAGCGCGGGCCCGAGCCACGGCGGATGGCGCTCTTCGGCCTCGCCGCGGGCGGCGCCCTGCTGACCCACGGCCGCGGCATCGCCCTGGTCCCGTTCGTCGTCGCGGCCGCCGCCGTCATCGCGTTGCGCCACCGCGACGACCTGCGGCGCGCGGCCATCGGCGCCGGCGCCGCGCTCGCGGGCCTGGCGCTCTGCGGCCTGGTGCTGAAGGTCATCGGCGGCGGGACCGGCGGCGCCTACGGCGGCGAGGCGAACTTCGACGTCGGTGGCGCGTCGGTCCGCGGCTTCCTGAGCTTCGTCTGGCAGTTCTACCTGCCGCCGCTGGAGACGATGGGCGCCCGCGTCGGGCCCGAGTACGGCTTCCGCCAGGTCTTCGTCGACACGGGGTTCGCGAGCTTCGGCTCCTACGAGGTCGTCCTGCCCGAGGCCGCTCGCGCCGCCGTCCAGGTGGGGCTCGTCGGCGCCTTCCTCGTCCTGCTGGCCCTCGGCGTGCGCCACTGGGACCGGCTGAAGGCCCACGCGCTGCAGGTCGTCCTCGTCGGCCTCTTCGCGGGCGCGATCGTCGGCTTCCTGCACCTCGCCTCCTACCGCGCGATCCTCGGCGGCGGCGACCCGCTCATCACCGGCCGGTACCTGCTGCCGGCCATCGGCGCCTTCGCCCTTGCGCTCGCGACGATCGCCGACCGCCTCCCGCGCCGCGCCGGCGCGCTCGCCGCCGCCGTGGTGCTCGTCGGCCTGCTCACGCTCTCGACCATGGGGATCGGGGAGACCCTGCTGCGCTCCTATGCGTGA
- a CDS encoding DedA family protein, whose translation MTAWAEDLLTGGGGYAVLAFLILVENLFPPIPSEVILPLAGAQVAAGDMSYLPAVLTATVGSVVGALVLYGIARFGGRAILLRWGRVLRLDHQRLDRADDWFDRHGSPIVFFGRLIPGVRSVVSVPAGLSEMPLARFVGLTTAGSLLWNAALIGGGWALGEQWRDVSHAVEDFDLLLVGSFVVAMAAFVVWRHRRVRRRRTADALAD comes from the coding sequence GTGACCGCCTGGGCCGAGGACCTGCTCACGGGGGGCGGCGGCTACGCCGTGCTCGCCTTCCTGATCCTGGTCGAGAACCTGTTCCCGCCGATCCCCTCGGAGGTCATCCTGCCGCTCGCCGGGGCGCAGGTGGCCGCGGGGGACATGAGCTACCTGCCGGCCGTCCTGACGGCGACGGTGGGGTCGGTCGTGGGCGCCCTCGTGCTCTACGGCATCGCGCGCTTCGGCGGGCGGGCCATCCTCCTGCGCTGGGGCCGGGTCCTGCGCCTGGACCACCAGCGCCTGGACCGCGCCGACGACTGGTTCGACCGCCACGGCTCGCCGATCGTCTTCTTCGGCCGGCTCATCCCGGGCGTGCGCTCGGTCGTGTCGGTGCCCGCAGGCCTCAGCGAGATGCCGCTCGCGCGCTTCGTCGGCCTGACGACGGCCGGCTCGCTGCTGTGGAACGCGGCGCTCATCGGCGGCGGCTGGGCGCTCGGCGAGCAGTGGCGCGACGTCAGCCACGCGGTCGAGGACTTCGACCTGCTGCTCGTCGGTTCGTTCGTCGTGGCGATGGCCGCGTTCGTCGTCTGGCGCCACCGGCGCGTGCGCCGCCGCCGGACCGCAGACGCGCTGGCCGACTAG